The following are encoded in a window of Impatiens glandulifera chromosome 5, dImpGla2.1, whole genome shotgun sequence genomic DNA:
- the LOC124940650 gene encoding indole-3-acetate O-methyltransferase 1-like, whose product MGDNYNNVDVSTLNLENTFSMKGGKGEASYANNSKAQAIHARSMLHLLEETLDRVKLESPEFPFVVADLGCSSGSNTINMVDVIVKHMIKRYDESGYNKLPEFSAFFSDLPSNDFNTLFQLLPPMIMNYNISHNINREELCLAPSGHRRPYFAAGVPGSFYRRLFPTRFVNIFYSAFSLHWLSQVPETVIDKRSSAYNRGKIFIHGADEMITNAYKKQFQTGLASFLRARSMEMKSGGSMFLVCLGRTSADPTDQGGAGLLFGTHFQDAWDDLVQEGLISSEKRDDFNIPIYASSIQDFKEVVEKDGSFSINNIQLFKGGSPLVVNCPDDDVEVGRAFVNNCRSVSGVLVDAHIGDDLSEELFQRVERRATINAKELIEQLQFFHIVASLSFA is encoded by the exons ATGGGAgacaattataataatgttgatgTGTCCACTTTGAACCTTGAAAATACATTCAGCATGAAAGGTGGTAAAGGAGAGGCTAGTTATGCCAACAACTCTAAGGCCCAG GCAATCCATGCAAGATCCATGCTACACCTTCTAGAGGAAACCCTAGATAGGGTGAAACTGGAGTCGCCGGAATTCCCATTTGTGGTGGCAGACTTGGGCTGTTCCTCCGGTAGCAACACAATAAATATGGTGGATGTGATTGTGAAACACATGATCAAAAGATACGATGAATCGGGTTACAATAAACTGCCTGAATTCTCTGCTTTCTTCTCAGACCTTCCCTCGAATGATTTCAACACTCTTTTTCAACTTCTTCCTCCTATGATCATGAACTACAATATCAGCCACAACATCAACAGGGAGGAACTATGTCTTGCACCCTCCGGCCACCGCCGACCTTACTTTGCCGCCGGTGTTCCGGGCTCCTTCTATAGGAGGCTCTTCCCAACCAGATTTGTTAACATTTTCTACTCAGCATTTTCTTTGCATTGGCTCTCTCAG GTTCCGGAGACAGTGATTGACAAGAGATCATCTGCTTATAACAGAGGAAAGATTTTCATCCATGGTGCAGATGAGATGATAACCAATGCTTACAAGAAACAGTTCCAAACTGGTTTGGCCTCATTTCTAAGGGCAAGATCAATGGAGATGAAGAGTGGTGGGTCCATGTTCTTGGTATGTCTTGGGAGGACATCTGCGGATCCCACAGACCAAGGTGGGGCTGGCCTACTCTTTGGGACTCACTTTCAGGATGCTTGGGATGATCTTGTCCAAGAG GGTCTAATTAGCAGCGAAAAACGCGATGACTTTAACATTCCGATTTATGCCTCAAGTATACAAGACTTTAAAGAGGTAGTGGAGAAAGACGGTTCATTCTCTATTAACAATATTCAACTTTTCAAAGGAGGTAGTCCGTTGGTGGTTAATTGCCCAGACGATGATGTTGAGGTGGGGCGAGCCTTTGTCAACAATTGTAGGTCGGTAAGTGGAGTGCTCGTTGATGCTCATATCGGGGATGACCTTAGCGAAGAGCTATTTCAAAGGGTTGAGCGTCGAGCCACGATCAATGCCAAGGAGCTTATAGAGCAGTTACAATTCTTTCATATAGTTGCATCTCTATCATTTGCATAG
- the LOC124939872 gene encoding V-type proton ATPase subunit e1-like has translation MGFLVTTLIFIVIGIIASLFARICFNKGPSTNLLCLTLIITATVCCWMMWAIVYLAQMKPLIVPILNEE, from the exons ATGGGTTTTCTAGTAACAACCCTAATTTTCATCGTAATTGGAATCATAGCATCTCTTTTCGCTAGAATCTGCTTCAATAAAGGACCCTCAACCAATTT GTTATGTTTAACACTCATTATAACTGCAACGGTATGCTGTTGGATGat GTGGGCAATTGTTTATCTGGCACAAATGAAACCACTCATAGTCCCGATTCTTAACGAAGAATGA
- the LOC124940025 gene encoding putative BPI/LBP family protein At1g04970 has translation MAPTFSFPIIIFLLPLLSVVLHSTTHAQSTPVDDASFISVDLFKKGIDFGKDLAIKKGVSALIPFELPQIETAVKIPLIGTVYFTLSNISLYEVNVSSSSVQPGDTGLVLIVSGARASLTMDWGYRYVSVIVITDNGTASVQVENMEVGLALGLKNEQGNLKLSLLDCGCVVKDIFIQMDGGASWLYQSIVSALESKIRSAIEVAVVEQIGGVIIELDSLLQTIPRAIDLDNIASWNITSVNDPVLDGYSVGVEINGLVMPIDGISSFGNNSRNIQSIVSCGGPAKMAGISIHERVLNSASLVYFNAGVMNMIVQNQSFLNTAHWKFLVPQLYRKYPNADMILNISVSSPPVLTISEQSVDAMINVEIAVNVLDGHGEAVPVACIISLFTVSGYPSISRDTLTGSINMNDFTMSLKSSSIGSLHIPMLKPFVEIILRTVGVPYVNLMMYWGTPLPTFMGYTIHKARFHYADSRIVVCTDIHHMKKHDSQKVAQKIDYKEEEEESY, from the exons ATGGCGCCCACCTTCTCTTTTCCCATCATCATCTTCCTCCTCCCCCTCTTATCCGTCGTTCTGCATTCTACAACCCATGCTCAATCAACCCCTGTCGACGACGCAAGCTTTATTTCCGTCGATTTGTTCAAAAAGGGGATCGATTTCGGTAAAGATTTGGCCATTAAGAAGGGGGTTTCCGCATTGATTCCCTTTGAACTTCCCCAGATCGAGACTGCCGTCAAAATACCTCTTATTGGTACTGTTTATTTCACTCTTTCCAACATCAGTCTCTATGAGGTTAATGTCTCTTCTTCAAGTGTTCAACCTGGGGATACTGGTCTTGTTTTGATTGTTTCTGGGGCTAGGGCATCTCTTACCATGGATTGGGGATACAGATATGTTTCTGTCATAGTTATCACTGATAATGGAACTGCCTCCGTCCAG GTTGAGAATATGGAAGTAGGCCTGGCATTAGGTCTGAAGAACGAACAAGGCAATCTTAAGCTGTCTCTCCTTGACTGTGGCTGTGTTGTTAAGGATATCTTTATACAGATGGATGGTGGAGCATCTTGGCTATACCAAAG TATAGTGTCGGCTCTCGAAAGTAAAATCCGATCAGCCATAGAAGTTGCAGTGGTTGAGCAAATAGGAGGTGTAATTATAGAACTCGATTCCTTGCTTCAAACAATTCCAAGAGCAATTGACTTAGACAATATTGCAAGTTGGAACATTACCTCTGTCAATGATCCGGTTCTAGATGGTTATTCAGTTGGGGTAGAGATTAACGGGTTGGTGATGCCAATTGATGGAATTTCATCTTTTGGAAATAACAGTAGAAACATTCAATCAATAGTTTCTTGTGGGGGTCCGGCTAAGATGGCTGGAATATCTATACACGAAAGAGTTCTTAATTCAGCATCGTTGGTTTATTTCAAC GCAGGTGTTATGAATATGATTGTGCAAAACCAAAGCTTCTTAAATACGGCTCATTGGAAATTTCTCGTTCCTCAGCTGTATAGAAAGTACCCGAATGCTGACATGATTCTGAACATTTCTGTATCTTCACCACCCGTCTTAACCATTTCAGAGCAAAGCGTTGATGCTATGATCAATGTAGAGATTGCGGTTAATGTATTGGATGGCCATGGGGAAGCAGTACCAGTGGCCTGTATTATCTCA CTATTTACAGTTTCGGGTTACCCATCAATCTCAAGGGACACCTTAACTGGAAGTATAAATATGAACGATTTCACCATGTCTTTGAAATCGAGCAGTATTGGCTCCTTGCACATTCCAATGCTTAAG CCATTTGTAGAAATTATTCTAAGAACCGTGGGCGTACCCTATGTGAACTTAATGATGTATTGGGGAACGCCACTGCCGACTTTCATGGGATACACAATTCATAAAGCTCGTTTTCACTACGCCGATTCACGTATAGTTGTTTGCACGGATATTCATCATATGAAGAAGCATGATTCACAAAAAGTAGCACAAAAGATAGATTataaagaggaagaagaagaatcataTTGA